The Ziziphus jujuba cultivar Dongzao chromosome 1, ASM3175591v1 genome segment TCTTTGACTTGGAAGAGAGAACtaagttttaaaataaacatataaatcataataattttttattcatattcttctattaaatttgtttacaaGATATAGAAAAATTGGAAATGTAGTTAAACAATACACAGCCATTTGCAGAGCAaccattgtaacaccccgtcccgaaccatgtcggaatttttacacgttaatcgaggttgactgttgaccgttgaccaaaggggtcaaaagttgactttttgactcggttggaattctaggttgactgaggtaccgttacggagtacacgttggcacaagttcgtagactggtagcacgtcgaaaacggagctacgatttgaaagttatgagcaaaacaagttgaggtccaaactgtccaaggggtgccagagttgactttttattcatgcaaggttgagcgttgactcatgcatagttgtgaagtgctcattgatatgagttcgtagactagcggcacgtccgatttggacatgtggtttgaaagttatggacatgtagagtttttcaaatatcgtattattttaatattattttttttaaacgcgtaacgaggtgtcacgtgtgacttaatgaaggtgaccatgtgtcaccatagtgaaatgccacatgtcagccatgtttaaaaatcaaattatttttattattattttaaataataataatattattatttaattatttttatatattttattttatttatttttttcttttcctttcctttttcttttctttttctttttctttcttttccccacgggggaaaacacctgttttttttttctttcttttccttttcttttcttttttttttttcccttcttcttccccgagccgaCGAAAACAGATAAAacgcacagtttttttttctcccaccgaccgtccctctctctcaccATGTTTaacttttccggccacccattcactacacgcgccggccaccgtccaagcccacacgccggcgagctcaccagccaaatttggctgccggcAGGCcagcgacgcgcccagatcgggccggcgaagtcgcggcgacTGGTTAACTTTTTCCGGCGATTTTgccgtattccggccagcccagtccgaattaagcctcctctccccctattttgagtcctctgagttcaaatatggcctccaatcccaaaaattcgaagcggtttgcgagatacgaggaattgaaaaccggccgaagctttccggccaaattccggccacctccggcggaattggggtcgatggagaccggatttgtaatcctcgtcgctcaagcttcgattcggtacaTCATtcacctattttggttaacgtttgtgtttgaccccccgagtaccgggtattatttacccgattaaaatattaatttatttgactgtctgtgaattttgttctaggagcacgggtgagtcatggaattgatcccatagtggatcgtggtttaattgcgtgctccaggtgagtgacccaccttcaaattaattttgggagtttaattggtgaatatattatgtgtgatttaaatatttggaatttaatttctatgtgccaaatatttattcgatttattgtggaattaattgtgaatttattggatttaagaaaaggtgcattttacaaatttatgccatatgaaattattttatggatttgagaattttggaattcttgtggttttaacattaaatcgggcatgatttgattttcaaatatttcaaggaaaatatttgcttatgttggtgatttcaatttttataaaatatgcccatggaatattatgagatttaattattatatttcgagaaattatttatgctattgggaaaatgtgaatatttgaattggtggatttgggagttggtggatttgaaaatcatggaatttatggtattgattataaagaaattgtggagaatttcccgggttcaagcggatggaatatacccgctgtgtttatgcaaagGTGTGagttttgttatataaattcaatatgcagattttatgatttttagatgcactgtgtacgtactggtgttctgtttatatgtgatatggttagtgtgcacacggttatgattagcgcgcaggtggatgtgagtagcgtgcaggtgatattatgaggttgtcctgtggttgccatcggatgagggtggccaccccccatggccgggacaccaggttagcagcggcgcagtgggacgccacgcgaccgtatgccggtttctctctataacctcctgtctggcggtacctcgggacgctgggtactgttggtgccactggtatatagtgggtgcatcaaatgattttcagaactgggttttaaaaaataaaatgttttaaagctgtattggaatttaaaatataattattactgttttgGTATTTAtctgatgtcttggttttcgaggaATACAATTaaggggttttgtgaaaaggttttaaaagtggaacttttccaactgagagaattgtaagggttttgagaaaaattattatttccaattaattattatttatctacattattactgtgatattatattgtatagtagatagggtcactcactgagatgattagcatctcacactcttaaattccgttcccctaggtccaggttggagacgttgaccGTCCGGGGCGAACCCAACGTcttagttcgttgccgaaggttcaagaagtttttcttccctttttcctctcgaccttgtattacttcttatctgtcattttataaattccacatttaattgtataatgctctgtatactatattagacgtgtagttgttatttatgcactgggttgctgctgtttttatttttgaagtgctgaaaattgtggaatcaatttgtagttgtgggaggaataaggggatgaacttaggagtgtgttttcagtgcaggtaaatttttggttagtcctacccttaggggaggtgctgccggattttccgttggaaggttcgatggtattttcctgggatcagggcttgtctaaggttccggggaaggaattctggacgagtcctgacaaCCATCCTCTAGCTATAAAAATAACAAGACAATATTCCAATGCTTTACTATGGGTCTGTAAAGTTACAGCTGTTTAAATTTTTCATAAGAAAGCACAATGTGTCTTcgaatatttttgtatatatctcttttcattatttctttcctACTAAACAAATACATGCaacaataatgaaataaaattataaaacatagcattaaatacataataagAGCATGATGTTATCGTtcatatattcttttaaatgaTCCGAACATTATCAATAAAAGGAGAATTTGATCCACTTTAAAACTGgacaaatatgataaaaataaaggtATATAAAAAGCATAAACTTCAATATCTTCATTCTATGCCTCCTTCCCCTTATGCTTCCTTCCCCTTCTTGTCTGTTTTACCATCAGaagtattttttaacaaataagtcAGATATGGGTACAGATAATTTACTGTGTTTACCCCACCTTGTTCTACTACTACCTTCTCTTTCTTACACAACCCTCCATTAAATATCTCTCTATCTTGGTTTTTCGTGTTCCGCTTCAACTTTTCTTAAATCCTGTTatttctctccctctctttctctctctcacattcCAAGAACACCCAGCTAAAGTCCTTGAGAAAGAGGGCGAAGAAggaacaaacaaagaaaaaaaaaaaaaaagagcttcaTTTAAGCACTTTGAGATCTGTGTTTTGTGAATTTAGTGTTAGGTTGcagttttttcttctatttttctgcTTCTCCTGCGATTTTCTTGAGGTAAGGATATTTTTATAGACTGGGTTTTGGTTGTTTTGTTAGTGGGTTGGAGATCTAgaagtgaaaaaaacaaaaaaaaaaaaaggtagtagATTAAGTAAAGTAAAGCTCGCACTAGGGTTGAATCTTTGTGTGTATGTTCCAAGAACTCTAGAGGATTCACCTCCTTCTTCCATTGATTCAGCTGAGAGATTGTCCTGATGCTGCTCTGCTTTCGCCGGTTAACTGGGCTATGGGTTTGTCTAGGCCCACTATGCCAATCCCATCTTCACAGGGCTTGAAGCTCTCTAAAAGTGTAAGCAAATCatccaagttttttttttttttttttggacttttttttatttggggtGGGGATGGGGATTCGGTGAGAAGCTGGAACAGAgaatagagagaaagagaaagagaaagggaTAGGGAGCTTCTTCAAAGACAAAGAGATACAAGGTTTCATAAattgagtgaaaaaataaaaaaaatacaaatgaagCTGACTTAGCTGTAGCCGTGAGGAATGAAGTAAGAGTTGGTGCATTCTTCTTGGATGGCcgttcttcctcctcctctttgTTTCTGTTGCTTCTTAACATCTTCATCACTGTATCCGAGTTTAACTCTGATAATTTCTTGAAGTTTCAGCTTCACACCTTAAGAAGTAAATCAAAATAATCCCAAAGTATACATTTTCCATCATAAGAATCAATGCAACCCATATCCTAGAACATTTTGTCCTTAACTTTGCAGAATCCTTCCCATACGCAAATACGCCTTCTCTGCAAAACATTTTACCCTCTAACACTACACCAATATTTTCTATCATAGTTACATATCTACCAGTACAGATTGTCCCGTGACACATGGAAAACAAATTGGCAAAACGTATGTAGGAGCGTCATTTTTGACccaaaataaacagtaaaaaaTGACCAAAAGCCACTTCTCTTCTCGTTTATAGTATAgacaaaagatatatatttgaAGATTTGCTATTTTATCACTGGATGATAAACACAAATTGATCATCAATAGAACCAATGTTGATTTGGAATATTAAATGGTTGTAtttaatgtttatattattttttaactaataatCTTATATAGGAAAATGAATCCCCTATTAATAGCCTATTAAATTAACACGTTAGCATACATAATCCATTGGTAATTGACCACCAACAGTGATagcatttttcatatatttgacTGCTCAAAGTAGAAATTTTGTAAAGTGTAGATTTTGTATGAAATACCACGGAGGTATTCAATCCCAACTTACTCTGCTTGGACCTTGACTCTATAATATCTAACGTTTTATTGGTTAACTGGAACTTAGTGGGCAGTACTTTTCGATGAGCAGTAAACCAAAACAACATCTTTTGGTTTAAGGAAATATCTGTACGTAAGAATTGTTCCGCATGCCAATAGTTGATAAGGTCTCATAATGTTTATATGGTGAATATTTCACTGTCTCAAAACTATTACTTATGACTACAGATAATTTGAAATTtcacactttttcttttttcttttttttttttctttttttttctgtttcttgattttgatttttcatctttttgttttcGTTATCCATACATTATGGCGAACATGCATGACATAATTGCATATAATGTTATGGGATGGGATACTTAAACATAGAGTATATAAGTAgaaatttatttccaaaaaCAGATTTCAAACTctattaggaaacaaaaaacagattttCCACTGTTCCACACCTCGTTCGATTTGATGTTACTGTTCCCTTTTCGATATGTTCCCGGACGAAAACCGAGTTGGGTTAACATTTCCTCGCAATTTTTCCACCTATTACTCACCTAGTTAACAGAATCACTTTCTGTTAGATATTTTTTGACAGATTACCAAAGCCTCCAGTTTTAATCAACTTGTACtgctcaaataatttttttaaaagcagagaaaataaataaataagtttttttataaccaaaaaaaaaaaaaaaatccactttcGTGGCTGGGATTTTGAGAAGGAAATTGGTTATCTCATAGCATCCCAAGAGATTTccatttaataattatcaaaattcaaaatgattatgttaaaaataaaaataaaagaacaaaataattaaaaaaaattctgataaaaaacccaaataaaaaagaaacataataataaatatttattgaaaaaataaaaatataaaaaatattattgaaaaagattttaaaattttttaaatataaatatatttttattatataaaaaatattctttatttttaaagaatccATTTGATGCTCTCGCCAGTTTCATTTCCTTCCACGCTCAGCCCGCAATATTTTAGTTCCAAGGGCCATATGAGAGTGTCACAATGGGCCCTCTATCAGCCCGTTCCTAGTTTGGTCcgaatataattttattgaaaaacaaatatttgtttaattctGGAGGGATAGGATTATGAGCGAAAATTGAaacatgaagaagaaaaagcagcaGAAGGCCAAGAGAGAAGCGAAAGGGTCAGCAGCATCAGTATGTGCTGCAGAGGCGTTTGGTATCCATCTGATCTGCGGGCTTGGATTGGCAGTCGCCTTCTGGGCGGCTCGTAATTTTTACTCCATCAATCTCATCTCAAATCCTTCTCTCACCCTCCGTCTGATCtgggtactttttttttttttttttttttcctttgacttcATTCCTGTTTACCCTCCCTTCCATttctttaagaattttttttttgtatttatttatttatttctcaattTTAAGGTGATTGAGTGTCCGATTGTGATCCTTCTTTACAGTCATTATCGACGGAACCGTCAAAAATGCTCCGTAAGTTTCCGCTTTTCTTGTTCTGTTTGGTTGGTGGAGATGTGGAGAGGAAAATctgcaattaatttttttttttaaatatatatttttgaaatagttttaaattttcgtTTTCCCAGCAACTGAAAAAATTTTAATCGTCTATTTTCTTACGGTtactgataattttttttttttttttttttgggtggtttgatgTCACTCTTAAGTACTTGAAAGCCGTTGGGCGTGGCTTAATGGGACTCCCCGTTGGTTAGTTCACACCTTCACTCTTTCTTCTACTCTGctttatagatttttattgttgttttttatttcttatttacaTGTCTTTGCAAATTTATCTCTctctgctctctctctctctctctctctctctctctatatatatatatatatatatgtatattttgtattgCACGGTATATGTTCGATAGAAAGTCTAAACTTTCCATGTTACCTCCCTTtaggttttaaattgatttgttaaaaaattattattgaaatgagaaaaaagagagaaaggtaGAGAAATTTGAGCTTTTGCTGCTAATACTATATAATTCTGTTTTAGATATTCATGAAAGAGTTGCATGCTTGAAGATTCAATATTGCATGTGAAATTTGCTGCATTTTTTTGTCATGGACTGCTTCGGTGCTTCATGATTATCGAAACTTGCATGGAAACTTCTTATAGGGGACTAAATCTTATGGTATGCTAAGTTTCCACTCTTTCGTTTTGCAATGTGTTAATAGAGTATAATAATTTGTTTGCCTTGTAACCTGTAGGGGCTCTGGTAAATGCTTTCGGAGCAATAGCATTGGGTGCGCCTGTTGGCATCAAGTATGTGAATTGAGGGCTAATTTTTCATTATCATGCTTCTGAAAATTCAAGCCGCAGTTGAGATGAATGGGAATACATTCCTGCTTGTATATAATCCACTTTCCTTTCTGGATCACTACCTTTGTATGCGTTTACGATACATTTGATGTAAGCTTAGTGAAGTGATCATGGTGGGtaacattttcttttatgatGGACTCATGTAAGTTTTGAAATGGCCATTCAATCTCAACTGTGACTAATGTTTTCAGAAGCATAACCGAAAATGTATTTCGCTCATCtatgataaaacaaatatcaTAGTTTTTGCTGTTACTTCTAGTTTTTTATAAAGTTGTCTTTATATTACAAGCATGTTATAATTTTGCCTTTCTCTTTCGGATACAGGTATTTACCAAAGACCATTAATTGGTCTCTTATGATGTCACTGTTCACCGTAAGTATCCAAGAGTTAACTTACCTGCTCTACTATATTTATAGTTTGGATTTTCAGAATATTTTGGAAAACAAGTTCTACAATTTTCAAGAAATCTCAGTTTCCCTGTGTTGGCTATGCTATGCCTCTTATTCATTTTACAACTTACGTTCTGGCAGGTTGTGCCTGCCACTTCTGTTTTTGGTTCGTCATGGGCAGATTGGCAACGCATATTTGCCCATACAAAGTAAGTCCCctaccatttctttcttttttgttgtctTGTCCAGTCATGACGAATGCTTAAAGGTTTCGTCTTCTATTGGTATATGGGTTATATCTCCTTCACAATAAAA includes the following:
- the LOC112489370 gene encoding PIGF/3-ketodihydrosphingosine reductase fusion protein, producing the protein MKKKKQQKAKREAKGSAASVCAAEAFGIHLICGLGLAVAFWAARNFYSINLISNPSLTLRLIWVIECPIVILLYSHYRRNRQKCSYLKAVGRGLMGLPVGALVNAFGAIALGAPVGIKYLPKTINWSLMMSLFTVVPATSVFGSSWADWQRIFAHTKPIEPIDYMICIPAHGAIIGAWFGAWPMPLDWERPWQEWPICVTYGVIAGYLVAMVASSGFVLLRGTSQRVKGD